The Clostridium sp. DL-VIII DNA window TGATTTATCTACTGATACGCTGACTATAGAGTTAACTGGGGATGAAGATAAAATATCAGCATTGATAAATTTGATGGAGGAGTATGGCATAGAAGAGCTGGTGAGAACTGGAGTTACAGCACTTCAACGGGGAGAAAAAACCATAAGGAATTCTATTGAAAGTTATTAGTGCAAAGTGAATGTAAGCAATGGCAATAAATGATAAAAAGGGGGATAAAAATATATGGTTCAGAATCAGGTAAAGATATTTGATTCTACCTTGAGAGACGGAGCTCAAGGACAAGGAATTTCATTTTCATTAGAAGATAAGCTTAAAATAGTGAGAGCTTTAGATGAGATGAAAATTGATTATATTGAAGCTGGTAACCCTGGATCAAATCCAAAAGATATGGAATTCTTTAAAAGGCTTAAGGATGTGGAACTTAAGACTGCGAAGATAGTAGCGTTTGGATCAACTAGAAGACCTAATATTAATACAGAAGATGATAAAAATCTCAGAGATTTAATGTTATCTGGAGTAGATACAATTGTTATATTCGGAAAGGCATGGGATTTTCAAGTTTTAGATATAATCAGAACTTCTTTGGATGAGAATATTGAAATGATAAAAGATACAATTAAATATCTACACGGAAAAGGAAAAGAAGTAATTTTTGATGCAGAGCACTTTTATGATGGATACAAGGCTAATAAGGATTACGCAATGGCAACTCTAAAAGCGGCAGAAGAAGCTGGAGCACAAGTAGTTGTACTATGTGATACAAATGGAGGTTCATTGCCTCAAGAGATATATGATATAACTAAAGAAGTAAAGAAGCAAGTATCAATAAATATTGGAATTCACAGTCATGATGATATGGGAATGGCAGTAGCAAATTCAGTAATGGCAGTAGAAGCTGGGGCGCTTCAAGTTCAAGGAACATTTATTGGAATTGGTGAAAGATGTGGAAATGCCAATTTAAGTGCAATAGTACCTACATTAAAGTTAAAACTAAAATATAAGGTGTTAAACAATATTGAATTGATAAATTTAACTAAAACAGCCAGATACATTGCTGAAATATGTAATATTACATTAACAGAGCAAAACCCATTTGTAGGAAATTCAGCATTTGCTCATAAAGGTGGAATGCATATAGATGCGGTAACTAAAGACTCAAGATCATATGAACATATAGAACCAGAAGCAGTTGGAAATAAGAGAAGATTTTTAGTTTCCGAAGTAAGTGGAAAAAGCACAATACTGCAGGAAATTAAAAAAATATTTCCTAATATATCTAAGAATGATGGTTCAGTTCAAAAAATTACAGATAGATTAAAAGAATTGGAATACGAAGGATATCAATTTGAAGGGGCAGAAGGAACAGTAGAATTAGTAATAAGAAAAATTATAGGCAAGTATAAACCTTTTTTCAAATTAAATCATTTCAAAATTATTGGAGAACAACCTTATGGCAGTGAAGAGTTCAGCTCAACAGCATTAATAAATATTACAGTTGATGGACAAAATGAAATGACAGCAGCAGAGGGAGAAGGTCCGGTAAATGCACTAGATAAGGCTATTAGAAAAGCTCTTGAGATCTTTTATCCAGAGCTAAAGCAGGCACGACTTGTAGATTATAAGGTTAGAGTTTTAGATTCAGAAAGTGCAACAGAAGCAAAGGTAAGAGTTTTAATTGAATCAACAGATGGAATTGATACTTGGAGTACTGTTGGAGTATCTCGAGATGTAATTCAAGCTAGCTGGATAGCCTTAGTGGATTCAATAGAATATAAATTAATAAAAGATAT harbors:
- the cimA gene encoding citramalate synthase; the protein is MVQNQVKIFDSTLRDGAQGQGISFSLEDKLKIVRALDEMKIDYIEAGNPGSNPKDMEFFKRLKDVELKTAKIVAFGSTRRPNINTEDDKNLRDLMLSGVDTIVIFGKAWDFQVLDIIRTSLDENIEMIKDTIKYLHGKGKEVIFDAEHFYDGYKANKDYAMATLKAAEEAGAQVVVLCDTNGGSLPQEIYDITKEVKKQVSINIGIHSHDDMGMAVANSVMAVEAGALQVQGTFIGIGERCGNANLSAIVPTLKLKLKYKVLNNIELINLTKTARYIAEICNITLTEQNPFVGNSAFAHKGGMHIDAVTKDSRSYEHIEPEAVGNKRRFLVSEVSGKSTILQEIKKIFPNISKNDGSVQKITDRLKELEYEGYQFEGAEGTVELVIRKIIGKYKPFFKLNHFKIIGEQPYGSEEFSSTALINITVDGQNEMTAAEGEGPVNALDKAIRKALEIFYPELKQARLVDYKVRVLDSESATEAKVRVLIESTDGIDTWSTVGVSRDVIQASWIALVDSIEYKLIKDIERKVKAYF